The sequence TCTGCAGCGCCGTTGCGGAAACCGATTACGTTGCGGTTGTCCCCGAGCAATTGGCAAGAAAGATCAGCACAAAGCTGAACCTGCAGGTCTTGCCGCCGCCCGTGACCATGCCGGAGCCGATGATTGGCATGATCTGGCACCGGCGGCGCACCAACGCAGCCGCACACGGCTGGATCCGGGGGGTCATCGCAGATATCCTGGCGCCGCTCGACGACTACCCGCAAGTGGATGGATACAGCCGCTAGGGCTTTTCTTGCGAACCGGCCTGCGCTACCTGCTGCGCATGACCGATCCCATTTACGCCATCGGCGACATTCATGGCCAGTTGCACGAACTGCAGCGCGCTCTTTCCCTGATCGAAAGGGACGGCGGTCCGGAGGCGCGGATCGTCTTTCTCGGCGACTACACCGACCGCGGGCCGGACAGCCGAGGCGTGCTCGACCGGCTCGTCCAAGGTCAGAAGGCGGGCAGCCCGTGGACCTTCATCAAGGGGAACCACGACCGCATGTTCGAATGGTTCATGCAGGACTATCCCCGGCACGAGGCCTATCTGCCGATAAATCTGTACTGGCTGCACGAAAGGCTCGGCGGCGACACGACGCTGGCCTCCTACGGCGTGGAATTCACCTCGCGGAACCGCATGCTTGCCGTGCATCGTGCAGCGCGCGAAGCGGTCCCGCAAGACCACCTGGATTTTCTTGCGAACCTCGATCTGTCTTTTCAGACCGATGATCTTTTCTTTTGCCATGCCGGCATCAGGCCCGGTGTCCCGCTGGACAAACAGGACGAGGAAGATCTGCTCTGGATCCGCGGCGAATTCCATGACGAGACGGCGCCGCACCCGAAGCTGATCGTCCATGGGCACACGCCGATATCGGCAGCACGGCACTATGGCAACCGGATCAACCTCGACAGCGGCGCGGGCTACGGAGAGCGGCTGTCGGTCGCGGTCTTCGAAGGACGAGAAAGCTGGCTGCTGACCGATGATGGGCGCGTGCCGCTGACACCCTGATCCGGCACCGCCATTCAGTCCGCGGCTGGCGCTGCGCGAAGAACACGCGCGAATCCGTCGAATGTCCGGCCATGCAACAACGGGACGCGCAGGCTGATTTCCTGCATCGCGGCAAGATCTTCAGGTCCCGGTCCCTGTCCGGGTTCGCGCAGCACGACGGCCCTGATCCGCCCGGAATGCCGGGCGACGGCGTCCCGGTAAACGATGGCGTCATGCTGCCCCGTGTCACCGACGAGGATGAAGGACAATGCCGGATTGGCGGCGAGTATCACGTCGATGCTCGCGCCCTTGTGGTCGCCATGGGTCCCGGTGATGAACTGTGTCTCACCCAGGCCGAAATCGCGCAGGAACTTGGGACCCTCCACCAGACCGGCAGCGGCGAAGATTCGACGGAGGAAATGGTGCAGGTTCCACGGGCTTGAACTGACATAATAGACCGGGTTGCGTTCACCATCGGACAGCGCCGCCATGAAAGGCGGTGCGTCCTCGAACACTTCCCGGGTCAGTGCGTTGCCGGTCAGGGACGTCCAGAGATTGCGCGGCAGCGAATAGGCACCGGTTCGCAGCATCGTGTCGTCGATGTCCGATATCACGCCATACGCCGCATCCGGGTGCGCGATCAGGACAGGACAGGTCGCGGTGGCCTCGTGGCCCGTGATGTCCACCGTGACCTCCACCCAGCCGCTTTCCTCGCCGCGCGGCAGCAACAGGGTGAAATACCCCTCCTCATCCGACAGGGTGGTGACACCGCGTGCCTTCACCTCCACGCCCGCCACCTCGGACGTCAGGAACAGCGACACCATCTGGCGAAAATTGATCCATGCGGACTGGTCGGCCTCGGGCTGGTTCCGACGCAAACCGGTCAGCACCCGACCCCTGACCACCAGATGCTCGGGCGTGGCGTAGCCGGCGTAGGGGTCGATGACCCGTCGCCGGTTACGGGGCCCCCGCAACCGGTCAACGGCGCGCTCTGCCACGAGGGCAAGACGATGCAACTTGCGTCCGATCATGCCGCCCTTACTTGCACCCGTGGAGGGGCCATGCAACCGGCCGGCGTGCCGCCAATGCCCGGCCGCGAGGGAGTCACGCGTGGCGCGCGCCGGTCCAGTCGAGGACGACCTTGCCGGCTTCTCCGGACTTCATTGCGGCGAATCCGGTTTCGAAATCCGCCGCGGCAAAACGGTGGGTGATGATGGCAGAGACATCCAGCCCGTTCTCCAGCATCGCGATCATCTTGTACCATGTCTCGAAGATCTCGCGGCCATAGACACCCTTGATTGTGATGGCCTTGAACACGATGCGGCTCCAGTCCACCGGGGACTTTCCCGGCGGAATGCCCAGCATGGCGATCCGGCCGCCCATGGTCATCGCCTCGACCATCTGATCGAGAGCAGCCTGCGCACCGGACATTTCCATGCCGACATCGAAACCCTGCTTCATCTTGAGCCGGGCAATCACGTCACCCAGATCTTCCTCGGCCACGTTCACCGGGACGACGTCGGCGACCTTTGTCGCCAGTTCCAGCCGTGCCGGATTGATGTCGGTGATCGCCACATGGCGCGCCCCGACGTGCCGCGCAACGGCAGCCGCCATGATCCCGATCGGGCCCGCCCCGGTGATCAGCACGTCCTCCCCCACCAGGTCGAAACTGAGCGCCGTGTGGACGGCGTTGCCGAGCGGGTCGAGAATGGCCCCGATGTCATCGCTGATCGTATCCGGCAACGGCACGACGTTGAATGCGGGCAGGCGAAGATACTCCGCGAACGCGCCCTGCTCGTTCACTCCGATACCGCGTGTCGCCGGATCCAGATGGAATTTTCCGGCGCGCGACTGGCGCGACTGCTTTCCGATCAGATGTCCTTCGCCCGAACACCGCTGTCCGATTTCCAGCCCCTCGACGTTGCGCCCGACCTCGACGATCTCGCCCGCGAATTCGTGTCCGGTAATCATCGGCACCGGCACCGTGCCCGCGGCCCAGTCGTCCCAATTCCAGATGTGGATGTCCGTGCCGCAGATCCCGGTCTTTTTGATCCGGATCAGCACGTCGTCTGGACCGATCTCGGGCACCGGGGCGTGCGTCAACCACAGGCCCTCGCGCGGGTGCAACTTGCTCAGGGCCATCATTTCATTGGTCATGACAGCACACCACAGGCTTTGCCCGCCACGTCGAAGGCCGCAAGGGCACGATCAAGCTCGGCCCTCGTGAGCGCCGCGTTCATCTGGGTCCGGATGCGCGCCGCCCCTCGGGGAACGACCGGAAAGAAAAATCCGCTCACGTAGACGCCTTCGTCAAACAAGCGCGCCGCCATGTCCTGCGCCAGCTGGGCCTCGCCCAGCATGACCGGGACGATGGGATGCTCGCCGGGCAGCAGGTCGAAACCCAGCCGTTCCAGCCCCGCGCGCCAATATGCCGTATTTTCGAACAGCCGCGCGCGCAGGTCGTCGCCCGCCTCCACCAGATCCAGCGCCTTGAGACCGGCCATGACGATCGCCGGCGGAAGCGAGTTCGAGAACAGGTACGGGCGCGCACGCTGTCGAAGGAGATCGATCACGGCCTGCGGCCCGGCGATGTAGCCCCCGATCGCACCGCCCAGCGCCTTGCCCAGCGTGCCGGTCAGCAGGTCCACATCCACCCCGAAATGCGCAGGCGTCCCGGCCCCTTTCGGCCCCATGAAGCCGGTGGCGTGGCAATCGTCCACCATCACCAAGGCCTCGTATTTCCTTGCCAGCGCCGAAATCTCGGGGAGTTTCGCAAGGTAGCCGTCCATGCTGAAGACGCCGTCGGTCGCGATCAGGATGAAACGTGCCCCTTCCTCGCGGGCCAGTTTCAGCTGCCCTTCGAGATCGTGCATGTCGCTGTTGGCATAGCGATAGCGCTTGGCCTTGCAAAGCCGGATGCCGTCGATGATCGACGCATGGTTGAGCGCGTCCGAGACGATGGCATCCTCCGGACCAAAAAGCGGCTCGAATAGGCCCCCGTTGGCATCGAAGCAGGCGGCAAAGAGGATCGAGTCGTCCTTGCCGAGATAGGCGGCCAGACGTTGCTCCAGTTCCCGGTGGATGTCCTGCGTCCCGCAGATGAACCGTACCGAAGCCATGCCGAAGCCTTTCGGGTCCATCGCGTCCCTTGCGGCGGCGATCAGCTCGGGATGGTCGGCAAGTCCGAGATAGTTGTTGGCGCAGAGGTTGATCATCGCCCGCCCGCCGACGTCGATGGTCGCCGCCTGCGGCGACGTGATCAGCCGCTCCTTCTTCATCATCCCGTCCGCCTCGATCTGCGTCAGGATGTCGTCGATGTGCTTGAGGTAGGCTTCGGTCATGGCAATGTCCTTTTTCCTGCCCTCTAACATGGCGCTGCGGACAGGAAAACACAAAATTCCATTATAACAGAATTTTTCCGCTTTAGCAGAAAGCAGGCCCTTCAGCCGTAGTGAACCACGAGAAAGGCGCGCAACGGCCCATCAGGCGCGGCGATACAGTGCGCGACATCGGCGGGATAGCGCGCCGTGTCCGCCGGCTTCAGGGTTTCCGTGCTGTTGCCGCTGGTCAGGGTGGCGCAGCCATCGATCACTGTCAGATGCTCGCGGGCCCCCTGGGCATGCGGGTCGCTGTCCAGTGCGCCGCCGCCGTCGATATGCAGTTCATAGACCTCGTGCCGGCCCGCGTCCTCCGGTGGCGACAGGATGCGGATCCGGCATCCGGTGCCGAGGTTGGTGATCGTCGGCACATCCTGAGCCCTGAGCAGGTCGATCCGCGTTCCCTGCAGTCCCTGGTCCAGAAGGCCTGCGAAATCGACCTGAAGGGCACGGGTCAGATTCCACAGTGTCGCGATCGTCGGCGACGATTCACCACGCTCGATCTGGCTGACCATGGACCGGGATACGCCCGACAGTTTCGCCACCGCGTCGAGCGACAGCCCCTGGCCCAGCCGCGCCTCTTTCAACCGGGCGGGCAGCTTGGTCAGCAGGGTGTCGGGCTTTTCCGTCATGACGGATGGATTGGCCCCGCTTCGGGTGAAAGTCAACGTCCGGGCCTTTCGCGGAACCGAAAACGGCCCCTGACATCCGGATCAACCTGCGCCATATTCGCCCAAACACAGAAGGAAGCATCATGACAAAAGACATCGTTATCCTGGGCGGCGCACGTACTGCGATCGGTACTTTCGGCGGCTCGCTGGCCGACACTCCGCCCATCGACCTGGGCAGCACGGCGGCAAAGGCCGCGATGGAGCGGGCGGGTGTCGCACCCGACCGCATCGGACACGTCGCCTTCGGGCATGTCATCAACACGGAACCGCGCGACATGTACCTGTCGCGGGTCGCTTCCATGCAGGCCGGCGTGCCGGAGAACGTTCCGGCGATGAACGTGAACCGACTCTGCGGGTCGGGGGTTCAGGCCATCGTGTCGGTGGCGCAATCGCTGATGCTGGGGGATGCGGACTTCGGATTGGCCGGCGGGGCCGAAAACATGTCGCGCTCGCCCTACCTGCTTCAGAATGCCCGCTGGGGCCAGAAGATGGGCGACGTCAAATCCGTCGACATGATGCTCGGGACGCTGAACTGCCCCTTCGGGAGCGGTCACATGGGCGTCACCGCCGAAAACGTCGCGGCGGAGCATGACATCAGCCGGGCGGACATGGACGCTTTCGCGCTGCAAAGCCAGGAGCGCGCAAGGGCGGCGATCGAGGCCGGGCATTTCAAGGACCAGATCACGCCGGTCGACGTGAAGGTCAAACGCGACACGGTCGCCTTCGAGGTCGATGAGCATCCCAAAGCGACCACGGCAGAGGCCCTTGCCGGACTGCGTCCGGTGTTCAAGAAGGACGGCGCCGTCACGGCAGGCAATGCCAGCGGTATCAACGACGGGGCCGCCGCCGTGGTGCTGGCCACCGCGGACGCCGCCGAAAAGGCGGGGCTGACCCCGCGCGCCCGCATCCTGGGCTACGCCCACGCCGGGGTGCGGCCCGAGGTCATGGGCATCGGTCCGGTACCGGCGGTCGAGAACCTGCTGGCCCGGACGGGCCTGAGCGCAGAGGATTTCGACGTGATCGAAAGCAACGAAGCCTTTGCCGCCCAGGCGGTTGCGGTTTCACGGAAGCTGGGTTTCGATCCTGCCAGGGTGAACCCGAATGGCGGTGCCATCGCCCTGGGCCACCCTGTCGGCGCGACTGGCGCGATCATCACCGTGAAGGCGCTTTATGAACTGGAGCGGATCGGCGGCAAGCGGGCCCTCGTGACCATGTGCATCGGCGGCGGTCAGGGCATCGCGCTGGCCATCGAACGGATGGGCTGAGAACAGGGATCAGACCGGGGCGCGGCGGTTGAGGTGTTCC is a genomic window of Sulfitobacter alexandrii containing:
- the tdh gene encoding L-threonine 3-dehydrogenase, which produces MTNEMMALSKLHPREGLWLTHAPVPEIGPDDVLIRIKKTGICGTDIHIWNWDDWAAGTVPVPMITGHEFAGEIVEVGRNVEGLEIGQRCSGEGHLIGKQSRQSRAGKFHLDPATRGIGVNEQGAFAEYLRLPAFNVVPLPDTISDDIGAILDPLGNAVHTALSFDLVGEDVLITGAGPIGIMAAAVARHVGARHVAITDINPARLELATKVADVVPVNVAEEDLGDVIARLKMKQGFDVGMEMSGAQAALDQMVEAMTMGGRIAMLGIPPGKSPVDWSRIVFKAITIKGVYGREIFETWYKMIAMLENGLDVSAIITHRFAAADFETGFAAMKSGEAGKVVLDWTGARHA
- a CDS encoding glycine C-acetyltransferase; this encodes MTEAYLKHIDDILTQIEADGMMKKERLITSPQAATIDVGGRAMINLCANNYLGLADHPELIAAARDAMDPKGFGMASVRFICGTQDIHRELEQRLAAYLGKDDSILFAACFDANGGLFEPLFGPEDAIVSDALNHASIIDGIRLCKAKRYRYANSDMHDLEGQLKLAREEGARFILIATDGVFSMDGYLAKLPEISALARKYEALVMVDDCHATGFMGPKGAGTPAHFGVDVDLLTGTLGKALGGAIGGYIAGPQAVIDLLRQRARPYLFSNSLPPAIVMAGLKALDLVEAGDDLRARLFENTAYWRAGLERLGFDLLPGEHPIVPVMLGEAQLAQDMAARLFDEGVYVSGFFFPVVPRGAARIRTQMNAALTRAELDRALAAFDVAGKACGVLS
- a CDS encoding phosphatase domain-containing protein, coding for MIGRKLHRLALVAERAVDRLRGPRNRRRVIDPYAGYATPEHLVVRGRVLTGLRRNQPEADQSAWINFRQMVSLFLTSEVAGVEVKARGVTTLSDEEGYFTLLLPRGEESGWVEVTVDITGHEATATCPVLIAHPDAAYGVISDIDDTMLRTGAYSLPRNLWTSLTGNALTREVFEDAPPFMAALSDGERNPVYYVSSSPWNLHHFLRRIFAAAGLVEGPKFLRDFGLGETQFITGTHGDHKGASIDVILAANPALSFILVGDTGQHDAIVYRDAVARHSGRIRAVVLREPGQGPGPEDLAAMQEISLRVPLLHGRTFDGFARVLRAAPAAD
- a CDS encoding acetyl-CoA C-acyltransferase family protein, with protein sequence MTKDIVILGGARTAIGTFGGSLADTPPIDLGSTAAKAAMERAGVAPDRIGHVAFGHVINTEPRDMYLSRVASMQAGVPENVPAMNVNRLCGSGVQAIVSVAQSLMLGDADFGLAGGAENMSRSPYLLQNARWGQKMGDVKSVDMMLGTLNCPFGSGHMGVTAENVAAEHDISRADMDAFALQSQERARAAIEAGHFKDQITPVDVKVKRDTVAFEVDEHPKATTAEALAGLRPVFKKDGAVTAGNASGINDGAAAVVLATADAAEKAGLTPRARILGYAHAGVRPEVMGIGPVPAVENLLARTGLSAEDFDVIESNEAFAAQAVAVSRKLGFDPARVNPNGGAIALGHPVGATGAIITVKALYELERIGGKRALVTMCIGGGQGIALAIERMG
- a CDS encoding metallophosphoesterase family protein codes for the protein MTDPIYAIGDIHGQLHELQRALSLIERDGGPEARIVFLGDYTDRGPDSRGVLDRLVQGQKAGSPWTFIKGNHDRMFEWFMQDYPRHEAYLPINLYWLHERLGGDTTLASYGVEFTSRNRMLAVHRAAREAVPQDHLDFLANLDLSFQTDDLFFCHAGIRPGVPLDKQDEEDLLWIRGEFHDETAPHPKLIVHGHTPISAARHYGNRINLDSGAGYGERLSVAVFEGRESWLLTDDGRVPLTP
- a CDS encoding helix-turn-helix domain-containing protein, translated to MTEKPDTLLTKLPARLKEARLGQGLSLDAVAKLSGVSRSMVSQIERGESSPTIATLWNLTRALQVDFAGLLDQGLQGTRIDLLRAQDVPTITNLGTGCRIRILSPPEDAGRHEVYELHIDGGGALDSDPHAQGAREHLTVIDGCATLTSGNSTETLKPADTARYPADVAHCIAAPDGPLRAFLVVHYG